A window of Candidatus Dojkabacteria bacterium contains these coding sequences:
- a CDS encoding ATP-dependent Clp protease ATP-binding subunit encodes MNYGPSGYSDDPFGRSERIDITKYFSERATTAIQNAAAIAVQNNLRSIDSEQLLLGVIQDDPVVSRVLKELGVDLQLLKEQLEEYINKGEEEISTPNLSPRAKQALQLAFQEAMELGHNYIGGEHILLGLIAEGEGLAAQLLNNFGVTHVKARQAVLKIVGEGDKEGSHAAEKSETPNLDKFSRDLTELAKTGKIDPVIGRGDEITRVVQILSRRRKNNPVLIGEPGVGKTAIAEGLAYRISKGNVPEGLKDKVVKELDVASLVAGAKFRGEFEERAKKIIDELEKSGRGIILFIDELHTIVGTGAQEGQMDLSNMLKPALSRGELQVIGATTLNEYKKYIEKDAALERRFQPVLVGEPTVEQTIEILRGLSDRYEAHHKVKIDQEAIDAAAYLSDRYIKDRFLPDKAIDLIDEAASRVKLLTSTEPDHLRQLRDEIDQMEKERESLSRAGQHEESAKVKMEVEKKKKVLAPAEEQWLKIRGTGNPILLAKDIAELVANMTGIPVTDLQKEEKERLLKLEETLHQSVVGQEQAVQAVSEAVRRARVGLKDPNKPIASFIFLGPTGVGKTLLAKSLAKQIFGDEEAMIRLDMSEYMEKHTVSRMIGSPPGYVGYEEGGQLTEAVRRKPYSVILLDEIEKAHPDIFNTLLQVLDEGRLTDSKGRTVDFKNTIIIATSNIGAEKIIKYMQLQSEDKKWEVLQEQLMQELQARFRPEFLNRLDDIIIFKSLDKAQLVNIVKMLLEETKQLLHGQGLEVDFSDAVIEHLAEVGYEPEFGARPMKRVIQREIENTLANRILNSDVTDDGKVTVDFKDGKIVFE; translated from the coding sequence ATGAATTACGGTCCTAGCGGCTATTCAGACGATCCGTTTGGGAGGTCTGAAAGGATAGACATAACTAAATACTTTTCTGAAAGAGCAACAACCGCAATCCAAAATGCTGCGGCAATTGCCGTGCAAAATAACCTTCGCTCAATTGATAGTGAGCAGCTACTTCTTGGAGTAATTCAAGATGATCCTGTCGTATCCAGGGTATTAAAAGAGCTTGGCGTCGACTTGCAATTACTGAAAGAGCAGCTTGAAGAGTATATAAATAAAGGTGAAGAGGAGATAAGTACTCCAAACCTCTCTCCACGTGCTAAACAGGCACTCCAATTAGCATTTCAAGAAGCGATGGAGCTTGGCCACAACTACATAGGTGGCGAGCACATCCTATTGGGATTGATCGCCGAGGGGGAAGGGCTAGCGGCACAGCTTCTCAATAATTTTGGTGTCACTCATGTTAAGGCCAGGCAAGCAGTCTTAAAGATTGTGGGTGAGGGGGACAAGGAAGGTAGCCATGCTGCAGAGAAATCTGAGACACCAAATTTGGATAAATTTTCTCGAGACCTCACCGAATTAGCTAAAACAGGAAAAATTGATCCTGTAATTGGCCGTGGCGATGAGATTACACGAGTCGTGCAGATATTGTCACGTAGACGCAAGAACAATCCTGTACTGATAGGTGAGCCAGGAGTAGGAAAAACTGCAATCGCAGAAGGACTTGCTTATAGAATCAGCAAAGGCAATGTTCCTGAAGGGCTGAAAGATAAAGTTGTGAAAGAGCTCGATGTTGCAAGCTTGGTCGCAGGTGCAAAATTTAGAGGCGAGTTTGAGGAGAGAGCCAAGAAGATTATTGACGAGCTTGAGAAATCCGGGCGAGGCATCATCCTGTTTATCGACGAGCTACACACTATCGTCGGGACAGGTGCGCAGGAAGGGCAGATGGATCTTTCAAATATGCTAAAGCCCGCGCTGTCGCGTGGTGAACTTCAGGTAATCGGTGCTACAACTTTAAATGAGTACAAAAAATATATTGAAAAAGATGCAGCACTTGAGCGCAGGTTTCAACCTGTACTAGTTGGTGAGCCAACAGTTGAGCAAACAATCGAAATTCTCCGCGGGCTGAGTGACCGATATGAGGCACACCATAAAGTAAAAATCGATCAAGAAGCAATAGATGCAGCTGCCTACCTATCTGACCGCTACATCAAAGATCGGTTCTTGCCCGATAAAGCCATTGACTTGATCGATGAGGCAGCAAGCCGAGTAAAGCTTCTTACCTCAACAGAGCCAGATCATTTACGCCAGCTACGGGATGAGATAGACCAGATGGAGAAAGAGCGGGAGTCGTTGAGCCGTGCTGGGCAGCATGAAGAGAGCGCAAAGGTGAAGATGGAGGTCGAGAAAAAGAAGAAGGTGCTGGCACCGGCTGAAGAGCAGTGGCTCAAAATTCGTGGGACTGGCAATCCAATACTGCTAGCAAAGGATATTGCTGAGCTAGTAGCCAACATGACCGGAATTCCGGTAACAGATCTGCAAAAAGAAGAGAAGGAGCGACTACTTAAATTAGAAGAGACATTGCATCAAAGCGTAGTTGGACAAGAGCAAGCAGTGCAGGCAGTCTCTGAAGCTGTGCGTAGGGCCAGAGTAGGACTTAAAGATCCAAACAAGCCTATCGCTTCATTTATTTTCCTCGGACCAACCGGTGTGGGCAAGACATTGCTAGCCAAGAGCCTTGCAAAGCAGATATTCGGTGACGAGGAGGCAATGATCAGACTTGATATGAGCGAGTATATGGAGAAGCATACTGTATCCAGAATGATCGGCTCGCCACCAGGCTATGTCGGATATGAAGAGGGAGGGCAGCTAACAGAAGCTGTCCGTAGGAAGCCATACTCAGTAATCCTACTCGATGAGATTGAGAAAGCCCATCCAGATATATTCAATACATTGTTGCAGGTGCTCGATGAGGGAAGACTGACCGATTCAAAAGGTCGTACCGTAGATTTTAAAAATACTATCATTATTGCAACCAGCAATATCGGTGCGGAGAAAATCATTAAGTACATGCAGCTGCAATCTGAAGACAAAAAGTGGGAGGTATTGCAGGAGCAGCTCATGCAAGAGCTTCAAGCAAGGTTTAGGCCGGAGTTCCTAAACAGACTTGACGATATAATTATCTTTAAGAGCCTCGACAAAGCTCAACTTGTAAATATCGTAAAGATGCTCCTTGAAGAGACCAAGCAGCTCCTTCACGGCCAGGGGTTGGAGGTGGATTTTAGCGATGCGGTAATTGAGCATCTCGCCGAGGTTGGATATGAGCCAGAATTTGGTGCACGACCGATGAAAAGAGTAATTCAACGCGAAATTGAGAACACTTTGGCAAATAGGATTCTCAATTCGGATGTGACAGATGATGGGAAGGTCACAGTTGACTTTAAAGATGGGAAGATCGTCTTTGAGTAA
- a CDS encoding laccase domain-containing protein: MQQNYELDSENGILFFPRLKEQFGINNLATYDNGKWGNMSEKLAKNEEEKPLIAQKRTKVANLVGTDEFVVMKCPLEAGFIHFGKESQAVIRNSQSQQDDIGLYELNVNAVLTSLTGQGVMTSPSDCAIIVIAHPDTDHFAYIHVGSKEAFVGIYEDVLDLFSVRASLENMSRAEVYIFPYICPQHYEYGLDFIEKMSSSVDWIEEYCVEVEDKEKKGFDFVRRVKDRMRDKYGISSFYDTAICTYESAQNDKLYSYRLTKSDEIRYPRAAFTVAVARSSK; this comes from the coding sequence ATGCAGCAAAATTACGAGCTCGATTCTGAAAACGGTATTCTGTTTTTTCCTAGACTTAAAGAGCAGTTCGGCATTAACAACCTTGCTACCTATGATAATGGTAAGTGGGGAAACATGTCAGAGAAGCTTGCAAAGAACGAGGAAGAAAAACCACTAATAGCACAGAAGCGTACAAAGGTAGCAAACCTCGTCGGCACCGATGAATTTGTTGTAATGAAGTGCCCTCTCGAAGCAGGCTTTATTCACTTCGGCAAAGAGTCTCAGGCAGTTATAAGAAACAGTCAATCTCAGCAGGATGATATAGGCTTATACGAGCTGAACGTTAACGCCGTTCTCACATCGCTCACCGGACAAGGCGTGATGACTTCTCCTTCCGATTGCGCAATAATCGTAATTGCTCATCCTGACACAGATCACTTTGCGTATATCCATGTCGGCTCCAAGGAGGCTTTTGTTGGAATATATGAAGATGTTCTGGATCTGTTTTCTGTCCGGGCTTCGCTTGAGAATATGTCACGTGCGGAAGTATACATATTTCCTTATATCTGTCCCCAGCATTATGAATACGGGTTAGATTTTATAGAGAAGATGTCATCTAGCGTAGATTGGATCGAAGAGTATTGTGTGGAGGTAGAAGATAAAGAGAAGAAAGGATTTGATTTTGTCAGAAGGGTGAAGGACAGGATGAGGGATAAGTATGGGATCAGCAGTTTCTACGATACTGCTATCTGCACCTATGAATCGGCACAAAACGACAAGCTATACTCATATCGACTGACTAAAAGTGATGAAATTCGCTATCCGAGAGCTGCTTTCACAGTCGCAGTCGCACGGTCATCAAAGTAG
- a CDS encoding lysine biosynthesis protein LysW gives MDNTKIVCPECGNEIVLEDKEYSVGEILECSVCGTELEVVSVGQDENGTKKVEVEIIEEEK, from the coding sequence ATGGATAACACAAAAATTGTGTGCCCAGAGTGTGGCAACGAAATCGTATTAGAGGATAAGGAGTATTCAGTAGGTGAAATATTGGAGTGTTCTGTCTGTGGTACAGAGCTAGAAGTTGTATCTGTTGGCCAGGATGAGAACGGCACTAAGAAAGTTGAAGTCGAGATAATCGAAGAAGAGAAGTAA
- a CDS encoding PLP-dependent lyase/thiolase, translating to MSIWKYAEQYNPIVDIAARIENNAGNTELTQIEIDGHAVWLKREDQNPTGSHKDRSLAFQLSAHIADGRQDFVISSSGNSVISAANIVKQLPNIKLNIFLSPKLSESKKARLEKYLGSEIDISSKEPQLIGNITLHFSRRALSDSFRFAKEHEYVLLRGSQDPYAVEGFKSLGYELLEQLPDITDIFMATSSGTTLVGVAKSMTNVRVHACQSSSINLIASHFDRNFVPSESSIADSIVDRVGHRKDEAIRVINESEGSGWVISDEEINNSLEMLKINGVNSSAEGALALAAYRKAINSGWEISKPVCIISGIA from the coding sequence ATGTCCATTTGGAAATATGCTGAACAGTACAACCCGATAGTAGATATCGCTGCCAGGATTGAAAATAATGCCGGCAATACAGAGCTAACCCAGATTGAAATAGATGGTCATGCTGTCTGGCTTAAGCGAGAAGACCAGAACCCAACAGGCTCACACAAAGACCGCTCACTTGCATTTCAGCTTTCAGCACACATTGCCGATGGTAGGCAGGATTTCGTTATATCCTCTTCTGGGAATTCTGTAATCAGCGCTGCAAATATTGTAAAGCAATTGCCGAATATCAAGCTGAATATTTTCCTTTCCCCAAAGCTTTCAGAGAGCAAGAAAGCAAGATTAGAAAAATACCTCGGATCTGAGATTGACATATCTAGCAAAGAGCCTCAGCTGATTGGGAACATAACTCTGCACTTCAGTAGGCGAGCGCTTTCCGACTCATTCCGCTTCGCCAAGGAGCATGAATATGTCCTACTACGCGGATCACAAGATCCATATGCAGTCGAAGGGTTCAAGAGTCTTGGATATGAGCTACTAGAACAGCTGCCAGATATCACAGATATCTTTATGGCCACATCGAGCGGGACCACACTCGTCGGAGTGGCAAAGTCTATGACAAATGTAAGAGTACACGCTTGCCAATCTAGCTCGATAAATCTTATTGCTAGCCATTTTGATAGAAATTTTGTGCCATCTGAGAGCTCAATTGCAGACAGCATAGTTGATAGGGTTGGTCATAGGAAAGATGAGGCAATCAGGGTAATTAATGAATCAGAGGGTAGCGGCTGGGTTATCTCTGATGAAGAGATAAATAACTCGCTCGAGATGTTAAAGATAAACGGAGTAAACAGCTCGGCGGAGGGAGCACTCGCACTCGCAGCCTACCGTAAAGCCATAAATTCCGGATGGGAAATTAGCAAGCCTGTATGTATAATTTCGGGTATAGCCTAA
- a CDS encoding ATP-grasp domain-containing protein, with translation MSNTTPTIFYICNDPERALGPEAFIDNYHIVCIDNSPLLPLLKAKGIKYFSLGETLGDSNTIFRNSNKLLARKEVQEYIAANCGDQAYVQFFKIAPNIERESAKLGYTVLNSSSVLNRKFENKLSQYESLSGSVKNFPPTVITKLLDASYQDLSDELGEEMVVQFDRGHTGSGTLFIKSESQFNEVKDEFPNRVARIAKMIEGEAWTLNACVTRFGIAYGGLCKQITGIPELTSEAGGTVGNDWTQVSGLSQEMLQQIGELTERVGELMAADGYKGLFGLDLIITPNNELYLIEINARQPASTGMHSKLMLQSEQIPLIAFHIAEFAFKGDEQYLAFINQTFNKQFNEDKISHFIKSQNHTSLSSLNASQIIIRNKSGKDLKIKDAIPAGEYNSSLEKAGENYSISEIDRANFILLHTAQGQEVSPGSEIARIQAPESVLDGDNLKLQYAKMVELINQNNDNMSSEHRSEQQTAPSITSQAENIVTKELPTEVQQYIRKYFELPINGVLVTTPYFRNVKRVRAELRVLVGKGTPEELVEETLIYAKLRGFELRGKTAEEIREFMMEQGLGVDCSAFVAHTYNYYMRVTESGSLWAKAKYPNKGFYRNFIRMLRPVENLGAEILTNLENCDKIELAQIEPGDLIRMKGLKGGDHLALVYAVQYDQSDRPTKFTYVHSISRYGKANGVRFGDVIINDANGELKDQEWLEKDEDGICWTLKELKTEYEDNGLRRPKFKPNAR, from the coding sequence ATGAGCAATACCACTCCTACAATTTTCTATATCTGCAATGACCCAGAGCGAGCATTAGGTCCTGAAGCCTTTATTGATAACTACCACATTGTATGTATCGACAATAGCCCCTTGCTACCCTTGCTTAAAGCCAAGGGGATCAAGTATTTCTCGTTGGGCGAGACTCTCGGTGACAGCAACACAATTTTCCGCAATTCCAATAAACTGCTCGCTCGCAAAGAGGTGCAAGAGTATATTGCTGCAAATTGTGGAGACCAGGCTTATGTCCAGTTTTTTAAAATCGCCCCAAATATTGAGCGAGAATCGGCTAAATTGGGGTATACAGTATTAAACAGCTCTTCTGTTCTCAACCGTAAGTTCGAAAATAAGCTCTCACAGTATGAATCACTTTCTGGGTCGGTCAAGAATTTTCCTCCGACTGTCATAACCAAACTGTTGGATGCAAGCTACCAAGATCTCAGTGATGAGCTTGGTGAAGAGATGGTCGTTCAGTTTGACCGAGGACATACTGGCTCTGGGACTCTCTTCATTAAAAGCGAGTCGCAATTTAATGAAGTTAAAGATGAATTCCCAAACAGGGTCGCACGCATTGCGAAAATGATTGAAGGCGAGGCATGGACTCTGAATGCATGCGTTACAAGATTCGGCATAGCATATGGTGGTCTTTGTAAGCAGATAACTGGAATACCAGAGCTAACTTCAGAAGCTGGCGGAACAGTTGGCAATGATTGGACTCAGGTATCAGGTCTGAGCCAAGAAATGCTGCAGCAGATTGGCGAGCTGACCGAGCGGGTAGGAGAGCTTATGGCAGCGGATGGATATAAAGGACTATTTGGACTTGACCTAATTATTACACCAAACAACGAGCTATATCTTATTGAAATCAATGCGAGGCAGCCTGCCTCAACAGGCATGCACAGCAAACTAATGCTTCAGTCCGAGCAGATCCCGCTTATTGCTTTCCATATAGCTGAGTTTGCTTTCAAAGGAGATGAGCAATATTTAGCCTTTATTAATCAGACATTTAATAAGCAGTTTAATGAAGATAAAATTTCACACTTCATTAAATCCCAAAACCACACTTCTTTAAGTTCATTAAATGCCTCTCAGATTATCATTCGCAACAAGTCAGGAAAGGATCTTAAAATTAAAGATGCAATTCCAGCAGGAGAATATAACAGCAGCTTGGAAAAAGCAGGCGAGAACTATTCAATCTCTGAGATAGATCGAGCAAACTTTATTCTACTTCACACTGCTCAAGGGCAAGAAGTATCACCTGGCAGCGAGATTGCCCGTATCCAAGCTCCAGAAAGCGTGCTAGACGGTGACAACCTCAAGCTGCAATATGCTAAGATGGTTGAGCTGATAAATCAGAACAACGACAATATGAGCAGCGAGCATAGATCAGAGCAACAAACAGCTCCCAGCATTACTTCGCAGGCCGAAAATATCGTAACGAAAGAGCTCCCAACCGAAGTTCAGCAATATATTCGTAAATACTTCGAGCTGCCTATAAACGGCGTACTCGTAACTACTCCATACTTTAGAAATGTTAAAAGAGTTCGTGCGGAGCTTCGCGTCCTTGTAGGGAAGGGAACTCCGGAAGAGCTTGTTGAGGAGACGCTTATATACGCTAAACTTCGAGGATTCGAGCTTCGAGGCAAGACAGCGGAAGAGATTAGAGAGTTTATGATGGAGCAGGGACTGGGTGTAGACTGCTCAGCATTTGTGGCACACACATATAATTACTACATGCGAGTAACAGAAAGCGGCTCGCTTTGGGCGAAGGCAAAGTACCCAAACAAAGGCTTCTATCGAAACTTCATCCGCATGCTCCGACCCGTCGAGAATCTCGGAGCCGAAATCTTAACCAATCTGGAGAATTGCGACAAGATTGAACTCGCTCAAATTGAGCCTGGTGATCTTATCCGCATGAAAGGGCTAAAGGGCGGCGATCATCTCGCACTGGTATATGCTGTTCAGTATGACCAAAGCGACAGGCCAACAAAGTTTACTTATGTCCACTCGATTTCAAGGTATGGCAAAGCAAATGGCGTAAGATTTGGAGATGTCATAATCAACGATGCAAACGGTGAATTAAAAGACCAGGAATGGCTGGAAAAAGATGAGGATGGGATATGCTGGACATTGAAAGAGCTGAAAACAGAATATGAAGATAACGGACTCAGACGACCTAAATTCAAGCCCAATGCCCGATAA
- a CDS encoding phospho-N-acetylmuramoyl-pentapeptide-transferase, with the protein MEWPAFTNDVRTTIYYILVSFVVSMLLAPILIKVLYKYNVVRKTDKDFASIVGDRFLKAGTPIMGGTLVVFTTTILTILFNWNGNTYIPIAVLLISALLGGMDDLLNIFGRKRVVRTIKKQVLLARVHKSPLHRLYLWLTLPWIAYKNIWYALGSYPGSGIHAGEKIIVQLMAGAFVAWWIYSKLGWDTVWFPWIGTVELGYLMPIFIIFTVVSMTNAVNISDGMDGLSSGLLIFSFIAYLIISLIQGNFEIATLIAVAVGSLIAYLYFNIKPARFEMGDVGTLALGAMLATVAFALDRPILLPVIGFMFVAEIGSSLIQGVYRRIFGKRLWKMAPLHLHYQIKGWSEEKVVMRFWLMAGLFALVGVWLSLM; encoded by the coding sequence ATGGAGTGGCCAGCATTCACAAATGATGTAAGGACAACAATCTACTACATATTGGTCTCTTTCGTAGTATCGATGCTGTTAGCTCCGATATTGATCAAAGTGCTGTACAAGTATAACGTAGTCAGGAAGACAGATAAGGACTTTGCTTCGATCGTCGGTGACAGATTCCTCAAGGCTGGTACACCGATCATGGGTGGTACTCTTGTAGTTTTCACGACCACAATATTGACGATTCTATTCAACTGGAACGGGAATACATATATCCCTATCGCTGTACTCCTTATATCAGCTCTATTGGGAGGTATGGACGATCTGCTAAATATCTTCGGCAGGAAGAGAGTAGTGAGAACAATTAAGAAACAGGTGCTATTGGCCAGAGTACATAAGAGTCCACTCCACCGACTCTATCTGTGGCTAACTCTCCCTTGGATTGCATACAAAAATATCTGGTATGCTCTTGGCTCCTACCCAGGCTCGGGTATCCATGCAGGAGAGAAAATAATTGTGCAGCTCATGGCAGGGGCATTTGTGGCTTGGTGGATCTACTCCAAGCTAGGATGGGATACCGTATGGTTCCCATGGATTGGCACGGTAGAGCTGGGCTACCTGATGCCTATTTTTATCATTTTCACAGTTGTCTCAATGACAAATGCTGTAAATATCTCAGACGGCATGGATGGGCTATCGTCGGGTTTGCTGATATTCTCATTCATTGCATATTTAATAATCTCACTCATCCAGGGGAATTTTGAGATCGCTACACTTATAGCAGTTGCAGTTGGCTCGTTGATCGCATATCTCTACTTCAATATTAAGCCTGCCAGATTTGAGATGGGGGATGTAGGGACATTAGCCTTGGGGGCTATGCTGGCTACAGTTGCATTCGCACTGGACAGACCTATTCTGCTGCCAGTTATTGGCTTTATGTTTGTTGCTGAGATAGGCTCATCGCTGATTCAGGGTGTGTATAGGAGAATCTTCGGCAAGAGGCTGTGGAAAATGGCGCCTTTGCATCTACACTACCAGATCAAGGGCTGGTCAGAAGAAAAAGTTGTCATGAGGTTTTGGCTGATGGCAGGATTGTTCGCTCTGGTCGGAGTTTGGCTTAGCTTGATGTAG
- a CDS encoding peptidoglycan bridge formation glycyltransferase FemA/FemB family protein has translation MMYSIKKLNDKEKWDEVASRFDNATFVLSWNYGEFEKSLGAVFDNYAVYDSNDSIVGLLPIKHVKALRGRYLHLRHAPLIDWENRELVAAVLKFLKKMAVKGAWQFVRISPLLSNTPLHNDLLKECKLIPATAHAVDAENTLVLDLSKSEDQLLAEMRKNTRYYIRKAEKMGIKVVSTTGMENFEQFWEIYQDAVSRNKWTAYSRNYIQKEFELFAKDNMARMFFTLYENKPIAAAIFIYFNGHSVYHHSGSLTQFREVPSTYLLQWEAIKYAKSAGMRIHNLWGVSPENQKEHPWYGLSLFKRGFGGSEVQTVHAHDMIVYPFAHATRVYENLENKRRGY, from the coding sequence ATGATGTATAGCATTAAGAAGCTAAATGATAAGGAGAAGTGGGATGAAGTTGCATCAAGATTTGATAATGCAACATTTGTCCTGTCGTGGAACTATGGTGAATTTGAAAAATCACTTGGGGCTGTTTTCGATAACTATGCTGTATATGACAGTAACGATTCAATAGTCGGTCTACTCCCGATAAAACATGTAAAGGCCTTGCGTGGTCGCTATCTTCACCTGAGGCATGCCCCATTGATAGATTGGGAGAACAGAGAGCTTGTTGCAGCCGTATTGAAATTTCTAAAGAAGATGGCTGTGAAAGGGGCTTGGCAGTTTGTCCGCATAAGCCCGCTGCTTTCTAATACCCCATTACACAATGATCTATTGAAAGAGTGCAAACTTATCCCAGCCACGGCACATGCTGTCGATGCCGAGAATACATTGGTGCTCGACCTTTCCAAAAGTGAAGATCAGCTACTCGCTGAGATGCGCAAAAATACTCGCTACTATATAAGGAAGGCTGAGAAAATGGGGATCAAAGTTGTAAGCACAACAGGGATGGAGAATTTTGAACAGTTTTGGGAAATCTATCAGGATGCAGTGAGTAGAAATAAATGGACTGCTTACTCACGCAACTATATCCAGAAAGAGTTTGAGCTATTTGCGAAAGATAATATGGCTCGTATGTTTTTCACACTGTACGAGAATAAGCCGATCGCGGCTGCCATATTCATATATTTCAATGGCCACTCTGTATACCACCATAGTGGCTCGCTCACACAGTTTCGTGAGGTACCTTCAACATACCTGCTACAGTGGGAAGCGATTAAGTATGCCAAGTCTGCTGGCATGAGGATCCATAACTTGTGGGGTGTATCTCCCGAAAATCAGAAAGAGCATCCATGGTATGGATTATCGCTGTTTAAGCGTGGGTTTGGGGGGAGTGAAGTTCAGACTGTGCATGCCCACGATATGATCGTTTACCCTTTCGCACATGCCACTAGGGTTTATGAAAATCTGGAAAATAAGCGACGCGGCTACTAG
- a CDS encoding DegT/DnrJ/EryC1/StrS family aminotransferase — MNRLIYTSYSPSTRRKDMHANLKIYFQPWKWKKGGYPYLVEQWFAEKYGDDREYFVYNYARSAMYQFFKALKPKRGDQVIFQGFTCIAAVNPAVWAGFKPVYADISPETLAFSVASLAEKITEKTKVIVYQHTLGVQGEIEAVAKLAKKHNIVLLEDCTHTLLTKHRGKLIGTYGDAAVFSFGRDKAISGVDGGVLVLNNNDYLDEVDALYMDLEHPTRWWVWKELNFPIFWSKFKFFYKYSPKVAKLFHKISMTLGLVTRATTPEEKSGTLPSSVPRLLPNALAKLAYLQLLDLEALNYHRDSIAKVYKSRLKGNKYVESFSIDENAAPLRFPALAYRKEHLLAFLSDHHIYLGDWYSDPISPKEANPKAVGYKSGECPSGEAVCDRIINLPTHINTSVEDANYIVDKIEEYYGVEAK; from the coding sequence ATGAACAGGCTGATATACACATCCTATTCCCCAAGTACACGCAGGAAGGATATGCACGCCAATCTGAAAATCTATTTCCAACCATGGAAATGGAAGAAGGGTGGATACCCTTACTTGGTTGAGCAGTGGTTTGCAGAGAAGTATGGTGATGATCGGGAGTACTTTGTGTACAATTACGCCAGATCCGCCATGTATCAATTCTTTAAGGCGTTAAAACCGAAGCGTGGCGATCAGGTAATTTTTCAAGGATTCACCTGCATAGCAGCCGTTAATCCAGCTGTGTGGGCGGGCTTCAAGCCTGTATATGCCGATATTTCTCCTGAGACTTTGGCATTCTCAGTTGCAAGTCTGGCTGAGAAGATTACAGAAAAAACAAAAGTTATTGTGTATCAGCATACATTGGGGGTTCAAGGAGAGATAGAAGCTGTTGCGAAGCTTGCTAAGAAGCACAATATTGTTCTGCTTGAAGACTGTACCCATACATTACTGACAAAGCATCGAGGTAAACTAATCGGTACATATGGTGATGCTGCTGTTTTCAGCTTCGGGCGGGATAAGGCGATTTCCGGTGTTGATGGCGGAGTCCTGGTGTTAAATAATAACGATTACCTAGATGAAGTTGATGCTCTCTACATGGACCTTGAGCATCCGACTAGATGGTGGGTATGGAAGGAGCTAAATTTCCCTATATTTTGGAGCAAGTTTAAGTTCTTCTACAAGTATTCGCCCAAGGTTGCCAAGCTATTTCATAAAATATCTATGACATTAGGTCTGGTGACCCGAGCAACTACACCTGAGGAGAAATCGGGTACACTACCCTCTTCGGTGCCGCGGCTTTTACCCAACGCGTTGGCTAAGCTTGCATACCTACAGCTACTTGACCTTGAAGCACTCAATTATCATCGTGACAGCATAGCTAAAGTTTACAAATCACGGCTAAAAGGTAATAAGTATGTCGAAAGCTTCAGCATAGATGAAAATGCTGCGCCTTTGAGGTTCCCGGCTCTTGCATATAGGAAAGAGCATCTGTTGGCATTTTTGAGCGACCACCATATCTATCTTGGCGACTGGTATTCAGATCCAATCTCTCCAAAGGAAGCAAATCCGAAGGCAGTAGGCTACAAGAGTGGTGAATGCCCGAGTGGCGAGGCAGTGTGTGACCGGATAATAAATTTACCGACACATATTAATACTTCAGTTGAAGATGCGAATTATATAGTTGATAAGATCGAGGAGTATTACGGCGTTGAAGCTAAATAG